From a region of the Williamsia phyllosphaerae genome:
- a CDS encoding ABC transporter permease, protein MTGWFADSAHWTGPDGVPAQVGHHLVYTLLALGISLAIAVPLGMFIGYTGRGGGLVVGSANALRALPTLGALVLLFLLISSSVSGQAVYLIPTTAVLVLLGVPPILAGTYAGIQNADSGAVGAARAMGYTRAQILVRVQLPCALPLMLSGIRSATLQIVSTATVAAYVGLQGLGRFILDGRAEADFTKMTAGALLVAVLAIAFEVLFALVGRFTISPGLRRAETSATRSRPSPAIPVPAPGT, encoded by the coding sequence GTGACCGGCTGGTTCGCCGACAGCGCCCACTGGACCGGACCCGACGGCGTGCCCGCGCAGGTGGGACACCACCTCGTCTACACGCTCCTCGCGCTCGGCATCTCACTCGCCATCGCCGTTCCGCTGGGGATGTTCATCGGCTACACCGGACGCGGCGGGGGACTCGTGGTGGGATCGGCCAACGCCCTGCGCGCGCTGCCCACCCTGGGCGCCCTGGTGCTCCTGTTCCTGCTGATCTCCTCGAGCGTCAGCGGTCAGGCGGTGTATCTGATCCCGACGACCGCGGTACTCGTGTTGCTCGGTGTGCCGCCGATTCTCGCCGGCACCTACGCGGGCATCCAGAACGCCGACTCGGGAGCGGTGGGCGCGGCCCGGGCGATGGGCTACACCCGCGCCCAGATCCTCGTTCGGGTCCAGCTGCCGTGCGCGCTGCCGCTGATGCTGTCGGGGATCCGCAGCGCGACACTCCAGATCGTCTCGACGGCCACCGTCGCGGCCTACGTCGGCCTGCAGGGCCTCGGTCGGTTCATCCTCGACGGGCGCGCCGAGGCCGACTTCACCAAGATGACCGCAGGCGCCCTGCTCGTCGCGGTTCTCGCGATAGCGTTCGAGGTGCTGTTCGCTCTCGTCGGTCGATTCACGATCTCGCCCGGCCTGCGGCGCGCCGAGACCTCGGCGACCCGCTCGCGTCCCTCACCGGCGATCCCGGTGCCGGCGCCGGGTACCTGA
- a CDS encoding ABC transporter permease, with amino-acid sequence MNKIVDWVGDNYGLVWSLTVSHIWLTLIPTVIGLLVALPLGWWAYRSRRSYTPIVGIAGLFYTVPSLALFIFLPPIIGTKILDPINIVLALTIYTVALLVRVVADGLASVPVDTVLAARAMGYRTWQILFLVELPVAVPVISAGLRVAVVSNVSIVTLAALLGISQLGSLFTQGLQLQLYGPLVSGVVMCVVLAVIFDVAIQVANRLATPWRERIVTS; translated from the coding sequence GTGAACAAGATCGTCGACTGGGTCGGCGACAACTACGGGCTGGTGTGGTCGCTGACGGTCAGCCACATCTGGCTGACGCTGATCCCCACCGTGATCGGACTCCTCGTCGCATTACCGCTGGGTTGGTGGGCCTATCGCTCGCGACGCAGCTACACCCCGATCGTCGGAATCGCGGGCCTGTTCTACACGGTGCCGTCGCTGGCGTTGTTCATCTTCCTCCCGCCGATCATCGGCACGAAGATCCTCGACCCCATCAACATCGTTCTGGCGCTGACGATCTACACCGTTGCGTTGCTCGTGCGGGTGGTCGCCGACGGACTCGCCTCGGTGCCCGTGGACACCGTTCTCGCCGCACGCGCCATGGGGTACCGGACGTGGCAGATCCTGTTCCTGGTGGAGCTGCCGGTGGCGGTGCCGGTGATCAGCGCCGGCCTCCGGGTCGCGGTCGTGTCGAACGTGTCGATCGTGACGTTGGCCGCCCTGCTCGGCATCTCCCAACTCGGGTCGCTGTTCACCCAGGGGCTCCAACTGCAGTTGTACGGTCCGCTGGTCTCCGGTGTGGTGATGTGCGTGGTGCTCGCGGTGATCTTCGACGTGGCGATCCAGGTGGCCAACCGACTCGCCACCCCCTGGCGTGAACGGATCGTGACCTCGTGA
- a CDS encoding ATP-binding cassette domain-containing protein has protein sequence MIEFERVSKTYPDGTVAVDELDLTAPSGQITVLVGPSGCGKTTTMRMVNRLIDPTAGRITLDGTDTASIDAVTLRRRIGYVIQNAGLFPHRTVVDNVAALPRLLGGGKKQTRAAAMELLERVGLDSAFAKRYPWQLSGGQQQRVGVARALATDPPFLLMDEPFSAVDPIVRAQLQDEFLRLQSDISKTIILVTHDIDEALKLGDRVAVLRQGGRLAQVATPAGLLEAPADEFVADFVGSTRGYRSLGFRFGDDELVPQTEPTVTVGKPIGGSEGRWALAVDSDHRPIGWVDITAIGTRSVESSDINLAGTVARADSPLRELLNSALSNPAGRCVIVGDDGVLVGSVTDTDVLAAIRRARASEGAA, from the coding sequence ATGATCGAGTTCGAGCGCGTCTCGAAGACATACCCGGACGGGACGGTCGCGGTCGACGAGCTCGACCTCACCGCCCCGAGCGGCCAGATCACCGTTCTCGTGGGTCCGTCCGGCTGCGGTAAGACCACGACGATGCGCATGGTCAACCGACTGATCGACCCGACCGCGGGCCGCATCACCCTCGACGGCACCGACACCGCCTCGATCGACGCCGTCACGCTGCGCCGCCGCATCGGGTACGTCATCCAGAACGCAGGGCTGTTCCCGCATCGCACCGTCGTCGACAACGTCGCCGCCCTGCCGCGACTGCTCGGTGGCGGCAAGAAGCAGACCCGGGCCGCGGCCATGGAGCTACTCGAACGCGTCGGCCTCGACTCCGCGTTCGCGAAGCGCTACCCGTGGCAGCTCTCCGGTGGACAGCAGCAGCGTGTCGGCGTCGCCCGGGCACTGGCCACCGACCCGCCGTTCCTGCTGATGGACGAGCCGTTCAGTGCGGTCGACCCCATCGTCCGCGCGCAACTGCAGGACGAGTTCCTGCGCCTGCAGAGCGACATCTCCAAGACGATCATCCTCGTCACCCACGACATCGACGAGGCCCTCAAACTCGGCGATCGCGTCGCCGTACTGCGACAGGGCGGGCGACTGGCCCAGGTCGCGACCCCCGCCGGATTGCTCGAGGCCCCGGCCGACGAGTTCGTCGCCGACTTCGTCGGCAGCACACGGGGATACCGTTCGCTCGGCTTCCGGTTCGGCGACGACGAGCTCGTCCCGCAGACCGAGCCGACGGTGACCGTCGGCAAGCCGATCGGCGGGTCCGAAGGGCGCTGGGCCCTCGCGGTCGACAGCGACCACCGACCCATCGGGTGGGTCGACATCACCGCGATCGGGACCCGCAGCGTCGAGTCGAGCGACATCAACCTCGCCGGCACGGTCGCGCGCGCCGACAGCCCGCTGCGCGAGCTGCTCAACTCGGCGCTGTCGAACCCCGCGGGCCGCTGCGTGATCGTCGGCGACGACGGCGTGCTGGTCGGTTCGGTGACCGACACCGACGTACTGGCCGCGATCCGCCGGGCCCGCGCGAGCGAGGGTGCGGCGTGA
- a CDS encoding BCCT family transporter translates to MSGDGGDTETRDTRSSKAGGHHVDFVVFGVTAALIVGFLVWGIVDKTGLKDVTANILAWITDNLGWMFILCATGFVLFAVFLAASKYGKIPLGRDGEKPEFKTVSWIAMMFSAGMGIGLMFYGANEPLTHYSDAPPGTNANDVGVAMATTMFHWGLHPWAMYAVVGLAIAYSTYRCGRGQLISAVFAPLLGNRANGWGGKVIDILAIFATLFGTVASLGLGAAQIGSGFEELNVVGESGKLLLVAVIAVLTAAFVASAVSGVAKGIQWLSNINMVLAITLALFIFVVGPTIFILNVVPTSIGSYAKEITADAARSGASTDAAGKEWLAGWTIFYWAWWVSWTPFVGMFLAKISRGRTIREFVIGVMVVPSSVSLVWFAIFGGTAISQEMDGKGLSESDGPESQLFDLLGNLPWAGIASVLVMVLVAIFFVSGADSASLVMATLSERGRPEPSRTVTIFWGVLTGAVAALLLWVSGDDALQGIKTMAIIAALPFVIVMILMCVSLYKDLRRDPLILAEKHRSDGLDDKLRVHANTIAATDDTNDVLPSDDLPVDESLVAADPSGEARPGTTTS, encoded by the coding sequence ATGTCGGGTGATGGTGGCGACACCGAAACCCGGGATACGAGGTCTTCGAAGGCCGGCGGACACCACGTCGACTTCGTCGTCTTCGGCGTCACCGCCGCCCTGATCGTCGGGTTCCTCGTCTGGGGGATCGTCGACAAGACCGGCCTCAAGGACGTGACCGCGAACATCCTCGCGTGGATCACCGACAACCTCGGATGGATGTTCATCCTCTGCGCCACCGGGTTCGTCCTGTTCGCCGTGTTCCTCGCGGCGAGCAAGTACGGGAAGATCCCGCTCGGTCGCGACGGCGAGAAGCCCGAGTTCAAGACGGTCAGTTGGATCGCGATGATGTTCAGCGCCGGCATGGGCATCGGCCTGATGTTCTACGGCGCCAACGAGCCGCTCACCCACTACTCCGACGCGCCTCCCGGAACCAACGCCAACGACGTCGGCGTGGCCATGGCGACGACGATGTTCCACTGGGGCCTGCACCCGTGGGCGATGTACGCCGTCGTCGGACTCGCGATCGCCTACAGCACCTACCGCTGCGGACGCGGCCAGCTCATCAGCGCAGTGTTCGCACCGCTCCTGGGCAACCGCGCCAACGGTTGGGGCGGCAAGGTCATCGACATCCTCGCCATCTTCGCGACCCTGTTCGGTACGGTCGCGTCCCTCGGATTGGGTGCCGCACAGATCGGTTCGGGATTCGAGGAGCTCAACGTCGTCGGCGAGAGCGGCAAGCTGCTTCTCGTCGCGGTCATCGCGGTCCTCACCGCGGCGTTCGTCGCGTCTGCGGTGTCCGGCGTCGCCAAGGGCATCCAGTGGCTGTCGAACATCAACATGGTGCTGGCCATCACGCTGGCCCTGTTCATCTTCGTCGTCGGCCCGACCATCTTCATCCTCAACGTCGTGCCGACGTCGATCGGCAGCTACGCCAAGGAGATCACCGCCGACGCCGCGCGTTCCGGTGCGAGCACCGACGCCGCGGGCAAGGAGTGGCTGGCGGGCTGGACCATCTTCTACTGGGCCTGGTGGGTCTCCTGGACCCCGTTCGTCGGCATGTTCCTGGCCAAGATCAGCCGTGGACGCACCATCCGCGAGTTCGTGATCGGCGTGATGGTCGTCCCGTCCAGCGTCTCGCTCGTGTGGTTCGCCATCTTCGGTGGCACCGCGATCAGCCAGGAGATGGACGGAAAGGGCCTGTCGGAGAGCGACGGCCCGGAGTCGCAGCTGTTCGATCTGCTCGGCAACCTGCCGTGGGCAGGCATCGCCTCGGTGCTCGTCATGGTCCTGGTCGCGATCTTCTTCGTCTCCGGTGCCGACTCGGCCTCCCTGGTGATGGCGACGCTGTCCGAACGCGGACGACCCGAACCGAGCAGGACGGTGACCATCTTCTGGGGTGTCCTCACCGGTGCCGTGGCCGCTCTGCTGCTGTGGGTCAGCGGTGACGACGCCCTCCAGGGCATCAAGACGATGGCGATCATCGCGGCCCTGCCGTTCGTGATCGTGATGATCCTGATGTGCGTGTCGCTCTACAAAGATCTGCGGCGCGATCCGCTGATCCTGGCGGAGAAGCACCGCTCGGACGGACTCGATGACAAGTTGCGCGTCCACGCCAACACCATCGCGGCCACCGACGACACCAACGACGTGCTGCCGTCGGACGACCTGCCGGTCGACGAGTCGCTTGTCGCCGCCGATCCGTCGGGGGAGGCCCGGCCGGGCACGACCACCAGCTGA
- a CDS encoding GntR family transcriptional regulator, with protein MDITIDPDSAEPPYEQVRRQVIELVGRGELLVGSKLPTVRALAAELSIAPNTAARAYRELEAADVIETRGRNGSFVTERSGSADAKAQRMTVAHVAELRSMGIGDEMIADMLSVALKRS; from the coding sequence ATGGACATCACCATCGATCCCGATTCCGCCGAACCGCCCTACGAACAGGTGCGGCGGCAGGTCATCGAGCTCGTCGGCAGGGGCGAATTGCTGGTGGGCTCGAAGCTGCCGACCGTGCGCGCCCTCGCCGCCGAGTTGTCCATCGCACCGAACACCGCGGCGCGGGCCTACCGCGAGCTCGAGGCGGCCGACGTCATCGAGACGCGGGGGCGCAACGGGTCGTTCGTGACGGAGCGGTCAGGCTCCGCGGACGCGAAAGCGCAGCGCATGACCGTGGCGCACGTCGCCGAACTGCGTTCGATGGGCATCGGCGACGAAATGATCGCCGACATGCTGTCAGTGGCGTTGAAACGGTCCTGA
- the arcA gene encoding arginine deiminase produces MSDQSGSAVDPGSAPPLGANSEVGRLRSVMLHRPGDELRRLTPRNSDQLLFDGLPWVDRAQEEHDTFAQVLRDHDVEVLLLGDLLRQTIELSGAARMQGIAAAVSARRLGHHLAQELAGHLRTLPPADLATILMAGMTFDEMPESPAAARASLVRRMHHGVEFAIDPLPNLLFTRDSSFWIGTRFAITTLALPARVRETSLTDLIYAHHPRFRGARRAYESHSAPIEGGDILLMAPGVVAVGVGERTTPAGAEALARSLFDDGLAHTVLAVPIEQRRASMHLDTVCTMVDTDAVVMYPVIQDSLSAFTIRMDDDTPTVVGPAPFVEAAADAMGIGKLRVIDTGLDAVTAEREQWDDGNNTLAISPGVVVAYDRNVETNRRLRDSGIEVLTIAGSELGSGRGGPRCMSCPVARDLL; encoded by the coding sequence ATGAGTGATCAGAGCGGATCTGCCGTCGATCCCGGATCGGCACCACCGCTGGGTGCGAATTCCGAGGTGGGTCGGCTCCGCAGTGTGATGCTGCACCGGCCGGGCGACGAGCTCCGGCGTCTGACCCCGCGCAACAGCGACCAACTGCTCTTCGACGGGTTGCCCTGGGTGGACCGGGCGCAGGAGGAGCACGACACGTTCGCCCAGGTGTTGCGTGATCACGACGTCGAGGTCCTGCTGCTCGGCGACCTGCTGCGCCAGACCATCGAGCTCAGTGGCGCCGCCCGCATGCAGGGCATCGCCGCAGCGGTCAGCGCGCGTCGCCTCGGGCACCACCTCGCCCAGGAACTCGCCGGCCACCTGCGCACCCTGCCGCCCGCCGACCTGGCCACGATCCTGATGGCGGGCATGACGTTCGACGAGATGCCCGAGAGCCCCGCCGCGGCGCGGGCGTCGCTGGTGCGACGGATGCATCACGGCGTCGAGTTCGCGATCGATCCGCTGCCCAACCTGCTGTTCACCCGGGACAGCTCGTTCTGGATCGGGACCCGGTTCGCGATCACCACCCTCGCGCTGCCCGCACGGGTGCGCGAGACATCGCTGACCGACCTGATCTACGCCCACCACCCGCGGTTCCGGGGCGCCCGTCGCGCCTACGAGTCGCACAGCGCCCCGATCGAGGGCGGCGACATCCTGCTGATGGCGCCGGGGGTCGTCGCGGTCGGTGTCGGTGAGCGGACCACGCCCGCGGGGGCGGAGGCGCTGGCGCGCAGCCTGTTCGACGACGGACTCGCGCACACCGTGCTCGCGGTCCCCATCGAGCAGCGGCGAGCGTCGATGCATCTCGACACCGTCTGCACGATGGTCGACACCGACGCCGTGGTGATGTACCCGGTGATCCAGGACTCGTTGTCGGCGTTCACGATCCGGATGGACGACGACACCCCGACCGTCGTGGGACCGGCGCCGTTCGTCGAGGCGGCCGCCGACGCCATGGGGATCGGCAAGCTCCGCGTCATCGACACCGGGCTCGACGCGGTGACCGCCGAACGCGAGCAGTGGGACGACGGCAACAACACCCTGGCGATCTCGCCCGGCGTCGTCGTGGCCTACGACCGCAACGTCGAGACGAACCGCCGCCTCCGGGACTCGGGTATCGAGGTCCTCACCATCGCCGGCAGTGAACTGGGCTCGGGCCGGGGTGGTCCGCGCTGCATGTCGTGCCCGGTCGCGCGCGATCTGCTGTGA